A window from Neoarius graeffei isolate fNeoGra1 chromosome 14, fNeoGra1.pri, whole genome shotgun sequence encodes these proteins:
- the fbrs gene encoding autism susceptibility gene 2 protein isoform X3 produces the protein MDGPSRSGGLRQSRRSRSQRDRERRRRRADLGASSPSSGSDQERCRDSLLGASGGECRPVFSGARHRPPRRRKRESVSCEEDIIDGFAIASFISLEALEPPERAGMLMGRGSKRKRGLDENGGPLTEPEDGAPATFTTSSWEKRRNEKKKREAKVSGNLMETGYICDAESESGDKASDNDMEPTFIVSTREVSSNPVSMASTVSNGCTLLPSNSGPPRLSVTPRVSGLERSQERSLELPYPEATSTSSSLLLPRSPASVSTSLAEQNGNAAPHHRHDCSPPQHKLKSFLSFTGRSQAVYGTGSNNRTSTSVKTPSSSTSSSIRPPTPSTSVPAGRGPSGPSGVLRPSSRPSPGALFTPPPGLPPPPPLLQVSPRSSADSELLRQELSSHFLAPQNADREGRTSGSSAGVSASSASGAASVSSSNSGSSSRTVQAQTSMPPLAYQFHQHNHQHQHTHTHQHFLHPPAAAPPMFEKFTGKIDGLFRHPFFPQYPPPVPGIQPVLPPTGPFSSLQGAFQPKLVALQGTAPDMPARLGVVPPHLQPKDPRITDPFAQPLKVNNKPGKWCAMHVRVAWMILRHQEKVKLMQADPQKLELRNDLLPRLPGPGGIGGIGSLGALGGPLPPTHDLTRSGSLFAAASGVNPSSTSFIPPSTPHSSFLTPATHLDPYGRSPPFTPLGALSAGAFGGLGSPSLGASSVFGHKAESSASAVGGLSNPHDPWNRMHVAPHFPSGPSWPKGLEKRDDRDRGKDMGGRELTQIKDEKDRDSLLYGRQPVRMSPGALKHRSSTPSSHMNGLGPLNIVAAQSDGQNRDRERDRERERDRESEKRQHSSSRVPASTSSAPDRPRSSTSSVLATPPPNAPSASSPLDLFGRQAHALGSDPSHPSQRESSGPASSSSSVSSLPVKKPDRTTTPVSKPSTTSLHPGILHPPVKVKEERKEEPEPVPISLPHPAIPPHSFERPNSRHTHHPSTPSSTLSLTPTSGVPLPPPTPHPTHHLPHHLPLLDRSRLAIEAYLGGGGGSAGLVVGPPADRFAAHPHTPPQGHSQAPHSFPWDPWRELAAQQQQQQRREILAQRPDHHLALRADPHLSRLLQHPHARYLEAERAAAVAAAVAVGPHHPAAPTSTSASSSATRPEFGLMSHPFDRPPQVGGPGGGLLDEEQRAQILREDYERVRYFGMHPHLSTPHLPSPSHAAHLDQLHAGLLSHTQLHPPGGSTPSHHPSLYSRLAPLHPHSHVPNGILTKTPSLVAPLSVGAPPPLIPSVTRASTPPRNSRLGGAGDLALFSSHKDGESR, from the exons ATGGATGGGCCCAGTCGAAGCGGAGGGTTGAGACAGAGCCGTCGCTCCCGTTCTCAGCGTGATCGAGAGCGACGCAGGAGGAGAGCAGACCTCGGGGCCTCATCACCTTCCTCAGGCTCAGACCAAGAGCGTTGCAGAGACTCCCTGCTTGGTGCTAGCGGTGGAGAATGTCGGCCCGTTTTTTCTGGTGCCAGGCACCGTCCTCCACGTCGGAGGAAAAGGGAATCTGTATCTTGTGAAGAAGACATCATCGATGGATTTGCCATAGCCAGCTTTATAAGTTTGGAGGCTTTGGAG CCGCCAGAGCGAGCTGGTATGTTGATGGGGAGAGGGAGCAAAAGGAAGAGAGGCCTGGATGAGAATGGAGGGCCACTCACAGAGCCAGAGGACGGAGCTCCAGCTACTTTTACCACCAGTAGCTGGGAGAAGCGTAGAAAtgagaagaaaaagagagaggccAAG GTGTCAGGAAATCTCATGGAGACAGGATACATT TGTGATGCAGAGAGTGAGTCAGGGGATAAG GCTTCTGACAATGATATGGAGCCTACATTCATTGTTAGCACTAGAGAAG TGTCCTCCAACCCAGTAAGTATGGCGTCTACTGTGAGCAATGGCTGCACCCTGTTGCCTTCAAACAGTGGGCCACCTCGTCTGTCAGTGACTCCCAGAGTCTCTGGCCTGGAGCGTAGTCAGGAGAGGAGTCTGGAGCTGCCATACCCTGAAGCCACCTCTACCTCATCCTCACTTCTGTTGCCCCGTTCTCCGGCCTCTGTCTCCACCTCATTGGCTGAGCAAAATGGAAATGCCGCACCACACCACCGCCATGATTGCAGCCCTCCACAACATAAACTGAAATCGTTCCTTTCCTTCACTGGTCGCTCACAAGCTGTCTATGGCACGGGTAGCAACAACAG gACCAGTACCTCAGTTAAGACTCCATCTTCATCCACCTCTTCATCAATTCGACCGCCCACTCCCTCTACTAGTGTGCCTGCAGGCCGAGGGCCATCTGGGCCATCTGGTGTGCTGCGGCCTTCATCGCGCCCGAGCCCTGGTGCGCTTTTCACCCCTCCACCTGGTCTCCCACCACCACCTCCCCTTCTGCAGGTGTCCCCTCGCTCTTCAGCAG ATTCAGAGCTGCTCCGTCAGGAGCTGAGCTCGCACTTCCTGGCGCCTCAAAATGCAGATCGGGAAGGCAGAACCTCTGGAAGCAGTGCTGGAGTCAGTGCTAGCTCAGCATCAGGTGCCGCCTCGGTTTCTTCCTCTAACTCTGggagttccagcaggacagtgcagGCCCAGACTTCTATGCCACCACTGGCCTACCAATTCCATCAGCACAACCATCAACACCAGCACACCCACACCCACCAACACTTTCTGCACCCACCTGCTGCAGCTCCTCCAATG TTTGAGAAATTTACAGGCAAGATAGATGGTCTCTTTCGACACCCA TTCTTTCCTCAGTACCCACCGCCTGTGCCTGGAATCCAGCCTGTACTTCCCCCCACTGGACCATTTAGTTCCTTGCAAGGAGCTTTTCAACCCAAG CTTGTTGCCCTCCAGGGAACTGCTCCAGATATGCCTGCTCGCTTGGGAGTTGTTCCTCCCCACCTCCAACCTAAAGACCCCAGG ATAACAGACCCGTTTGCACAACCACTAAAGGTTAATAAT AAACCTGGAAAGTGGTGTGCTATGCATGTACGTGTGGCCTGGATGATTCTGAGGCATCAGGAAAAAGTTAAG TTGATGCAGGCAGATCCTCAAAAGCTGGAATTGCGTAATGACTTGCTACCCCGTCTCCCTGGCCCTGGTGGTATTGGAGGAATAGGCAGTCTCGGAGCACTTGGAGGTCCTCTGCCTCCAACCCATGATCTCACTAGATCAGGCAGTCTCTTTGCAGCTGCTA GTGGAGTCAATCCTTCCTCCACTTCCTTCATCCCTCCATCAACGCCCCACTCCTCTTTCCTCACCCCAGCAACACATCTGG ATCCATATGGCCGCTCACCCCCCTTTACACCGTTGGGAGCACTGAGTGCTGGTGCCTTTGGGGGACTGGGTAGCCCCTCACTAG GTGCTAGTTCAGTTTTTGGCCATAAGGCAGAATCCTCTGCAAGTGCTGTAGGAGGATTGAGCAACCCACATGATCCTTGGAATCGCATGCATGTTGCTCCTCATTTCCCCTCAGGACCCTCTTGGCCCAAAGGACTAGAAAAAAGGGATGACAGAGATAGAGGTAAAGACATGGGAGGAAGAGAACTGACTCAAATAAAAGATGAAAAAGACAG GGACAGTCTACTTTATGGTCGTCAGCCTGTGCGAATGTCCCCTGGTGCACTCAAACACCGCAGCAGCACTCCCAGCTCTCACATGAATGGGCTGGGCCCTTTAAACATAGTTGCTGCTCAGTCTGATGGACAAAACAGGGATCGGGAACGGGATCGTGAAAGGGAGAGAGATCGAGAGTCAGAAAAAAGACAGCATTCATCCTCCAGGGTACCAGCATCAACCTCCTCAGCACCAGACAGACCTCGTTCATCCACGTCGTCTGTTCTTGCAACCCCTCCTCCAAATGCTCCATCAGCATCCTCCCCTCTGGACTTGTTTGGTAGACAGGCACATGCTCTCGGCTCAGACCCCTCCCATCCATCCCAAAGAGAGAGCAGTGGTCcagcctcttcctcctcctcagtCAGTTCACTTCCCGTCAAGAAGCCTGACCGGACAACGACTCCAGTTTCTAAGCCTTCCACCACTAGCCTCCATCCTGGGATACTTCATCCCCCAGTGAAAGTCAAGGAGGAGAGAAAGGAGGAGCCTGAACCAGTGCCCATCTCCCTACCGCATCCAGCCATACCCCCTCATAGTTTTGAGCGGCCTAACAGTCGCCATACACACCATCCTTCAACACCTTCTTCAACCCTTTCATTGACTCCCACATCTGGAGTGCCTCTTCCTCCTCCTACCCCACACCCTACCCACCATCTTCCCCACCATCTTCCACTTCTGGATCGCTCCCGATTAGCAATTGAGGCTTATCTTGGTGGGGGTGGGGGATCAGCTGGACTAGTTGTGGGACCTCCGGCAGATAGATTTGCAGCCCATCCACATACACCACCTCAAGGCCACTCACAGGCTCCTCACAGCTTCCCCTGGGATCCCTGGAGGGAACTTGCtgcacagcagcagcaacagcagcgtaGAGAGATCTTGGCCCAGCGGCCAGATCATCATCTTGCACTGCGCGCTGATCCGCACTTGTCCCGCCTACTTCAACATCCGCACGCCCGATACCTTGAGGCAGAGAGAGCAGCTGCTGTAGCGGCAGCTGTGGCAGTGGGCCCACATCATCCGGCGGCACCTACTTCCACTTCAGCTTCATCCTCTGCAACCCGGCCAGAATTTGGGTTGATGTCTCATCCTTTTGATCGCCCTCCTCAGGTCGGAGGCCCTGGAGGTGGGTTGCTGGATGAGGAACAGCGTGCCCAGATATTGCGTGAGGACTATGAAAGGGTGCGTTATTTTGGGATGCATCCACACCTTTCCACACCTCACCTGCCCAGCCCATCTCATGCAGCCCACCTAGACCAGCTGCATGCAGGCTTGTTGTCTCATACTCAGCTCCATCCTCCAGGAGGCTCCACACCTTCACATCACCCAAGCCTCTATTCCCGCTTGGCCCCGTTGCATCCACATTCTCATGTTCCCAATGGAATTCTCACCAAGACACCCAGTCTAGTTGCGCCCTTGTCAGTTGGGGCACCCCCTCCACTTATTCCATCTGTAACGAGAGCCTCCACTCCACCTCGTAACTCCAGACTTGGTGGGGCTGGAGATTTGGCCCTGTTCAGCTCGCATAAGGATGGAGAATCCAGATAG